TCATACAATAACACAAATAATTATGCAACATTTTTTTATAAATATTTAATTAGATCTGATGACTGTCACCAATAATTTACCAAGGGATAACCGGTGGACGAAGTTGGCTTGGGAGATAGCTTAAAGCATAAACGCCCCCAACTATCCAGTGGAGAGCAGCAAAGGGTGATATCTGTTGTAAGTCTAATAGGGACTAAATCTTTTTTAAAACTATGGATTTGAAACAGTCATTAGTTTTGAAGCCATTAAGATATCCGTAATGGTAGCCTTAGGCTCAAGATTGTTATTTGGTGTATATCCAGCTATATCGGTATCATCTGTACCACTGGTGGGAGCTTTAAGAAGATAATAGATAGTAACAACAATAAAAGCAAAATTTTTTACCCTTATAGAAGGAGGAATTTTGCTTTTAACTATCTCTACAGGTTTATAAAGTCTCCTATTTCCTCTAAAAATACTACTTCAACAAAGGTACTCTCTACCTTTCTATAGCTCTTTTTTGTTGAGTTTATCCACCCATAACGGTCTAGTTCTTTATAGGGTAGGTGAATTGCTGCAATTCTTTTGGGGTTGATATAGTTTTTAACTATTTGTCTGCCCCTTGGAATACCCAATGATTTTAAAAGCTAAGCAAACCACAGATCTACAAATAAAGAAGGAAACGTGTCAAAGTTTGTAGAATATTAAAAATAAAGAAATAAGAAATATTGTGGAACTAGAAAATGAAGGAGGATGGCCGGATGAACTTGGTTTTGGGTGTAATAGGATTACCATTAAAAACGGTAGGGATTGTAGGAGGGCTTTTTGTTATATCTGCTTTGGCACCTTCTATTTTGGCTATTCTATTGAAATATAAGAAGGTGTGGTAGGATGAATAAATCCATTATTTATTTAATTAATTTTACCCTATACAGCATTATTTTACTTTTCTTTGGGAAGGGTGGATTTAAAAGGACAAAAAACACACGAGACTTTTTCATAGCGGTAAACAGCTTGGGTTTGTCGGCTAGTATTTTTACCTTTAGTGCAACCTGGTTTAGCGCGGCATCCATGCAGGGGCTTACGGGTTCAGTATATGCTTACGGATATAGTATTATTTTATATGCAGTTGTACCTTGGTTTGTTGGGGCAACCTTTCTTGTGCTGTTAGCTACGAGACTTAAAAACTATGATATTATCACTGTGCCACAATATTTTAAAATCCGATATGATAGTAAGTGGCTACAGGCCATGGGTGGGTTTGTTATTGTGATTACATATATACTCTATATGATTATTCAAGTCCGTGGCTTTGGAATTGTTATTTCTGAATTTCTAGATATCAATTATACCTTTGCTATTGTGTTAGTATATTTATTTGTAATCTATACTACCTTTGGAGGTTTATTTTCGGTGGCTAAGACCGATGCCTTTAACTTCATTTTAATTATTACGGGTACGATATTAGCAGCAATGCTTGTTCTAAAGGGTGTGAATGGTCTTGCATTTATGCATCATGAAGCTATTGTTGTTAACACGCGACCTTTTCCATCCTTTCCCCATGTAACTGCAAAAGGTGCCTTGTTAGATCCTTTTTCAAAGGGTGCCCTGCCTCCTTTTTTTATCTTTGCATCTTTTTTTGGTTGGGGATTAGGATTAGCCACAAACCCCCAGTATGCAATACGAATTACATCTGCTAAAGATAAAGGGACTGCTATTAAAATGATCTGTTATTCTGTGCTAATTCTTGCTTTTTTATATTTAGGACTAATTATTATTGGGATTGGAGGACGGGTTTTAATACCAACCATTGATTCTATTTATTCAGTAGATGAGGTATTTCCCTACTTGATTAACAATGTCATATACTCTCCCTTTAGTGGGATTATATTAATTTCCATTATGGCAGCCGCAATCTCTACTGCAAATTCTCAATTGTTGGTGGCGGCCAGTGGTTTTAGTTTTGATATCTATAAAAACCTGATCAATCCCAATGTAGAGGATGATAAGCTTTTGACCATGAACCGAATTTTTATTTTTGTTGCAGGAACCATTTCATTGGTGATGTCTTTAAATCCTCCAGCTAGTCTGCTGATTTATGGCGGCTATATTTGGGGTGTTTTTTCAGTAACCTTTCTATTACCTCTTTATGGAGGACTGTTCTGGGAAAAAGCAACGAAGGAAGGGGCAATCTGGTCCTTTATTGGGGGGTTGATCATACTAATAGTTTTCATGGTAAGAAATCATGTATTTTTTAGTACCAGCGATACATTAATACACCCAGCTTTGCCTGGGGTGGTGGGGGCCACAGCAATTTTTTACACTGTCAGTAGATATTTCTACTATACATCAAAGGAATAGTTAAAGCCCTCTGTTTATGAACACGTATTAAAATATAGAGAAGGTTTACAAATCACCTCGGATCAATAACTTCTAAAAAAACAAGAGGAGAAATTATCGTGAGATTTGATATAGAAAACAAAATCCTAATTCCATTTATGATTGTATTAGTTCTCTCCATTGTTACCTTGGGAATGGTTTCCTATTGGAATGGTTATCAATTGTTATTGACCAATGAAATTCAAAATCGATACTATCACCTAGAGGAAATTATTCTACATATTGAGGACATTCATTTGCAAGTCCTTGAAGGAAGGCTAAGTCTTGGAGAAGCCAAATTAAAAGTAATTCAGTTTTATAGTCAGACAACGAGAGAAGGATTATTTATTGCTAGAGGGGATGAAATACTGTTAGATCAATTTAACATTGAAGAGGGATGGGATGAAATACTGTTAACGATGACAGTGTCAAATAAAAATGAACCTATCCAATTTGAAAATAGTGTCTTTGTATATCACATCAATCAGGAGTGGGACTGGATAATTGGCTACGGTATGCGGAAGGATTTATTTTCACAGGAGGTTTTGGAGACACAAAAATATATGATTTTACTATCGATTGTTTCTTTAATGTTCTCAATACAGGCGGCTATTTTCATTGCCCACAATATTTCAAAGCCTATAAAGCTTCTGGCAGATTTATGTGACAAAATTAGCTTAGGAACTCCACAGGAGAAAATAACAATTAAAAGAAATGATGAAATTGGTATGTTAGCCCAAGCTTTTAACAATATGATGGATAAGCTTCAACTAAATACTGCTAAATTGATAGAGATGACAAAACTGAATGAAGATATTCTTAGAAATATTTCTACAGGTATTATTACTACTGATCAGGAAGGAACTATTACCTCATTAAACCCGGCAGCAGAAGGGATTTTTAATAGTGTTCAAAGGGAAGAAACCCAGAACCTAGCACTAAGGGAGAGGCTTCAGCGTCAGATTGGGGAGACACTAACATCAGGAAAAAGCATCAATCATATTCATGTCTTTGAAGATGATACAGAAGGTAGCAAAATATATGTGGATGTGATGACATCTTTGCTTAAGGGGGAGACGGGAAAGATAAGTGGTGCTATTTGTAATTTTAGAGATATTACTGAGCGAAAACGTATTGAAAACAACATGGAAACGCTAGATAGGCTTACATCTATGGGCCAATTGGCAGCTGGAATGGCCCATGAGATTCGAAATCCTTTAGCTGGCATGAAGACCAGTGTACAGGTTTTACAAAAAAGACTACTGAATGAAAATGAAGCTTCAAACAAAAAATTATTCGATGGTCTATTATTTGAAATTGATAGAATAAATCAACTTATTACTGATTTGCTTAACTTTGCTAAACCCAAGAGACCCCGCTATGAAGTAGTCAATATAAAGGACATATTGGAGCGATCTTTAGATTTAAACAATAAAGGAGAAATAAAGAAAAATATCAAGATAGATATCGTAGATTACTCAGAAGAATTATTGTGTTTTGTAGATGGAGATCAAATTCAGCAGATCTTTTTAAACATTGTTAAAAATGCCATCAATGCCTTAGCTGATAAAGGAACATTAACAATTATATTAGAGGGGTGTCAAGAAAACCATAAAGAATTTGCAGCAATAAAATTTCAAGACGATGGTTGTGGTATTTCACCTGAAAATATTGAGAGAATATTTGATCCCTTCTATACTACGAATCCTCAAGGAACGGGACTAGGACTTTCGGTTGTCTATGAGCTCGTTAAAGAAAACAAGGGGATTATTCAAGTAAGTAGTCGCGTTAATAAGGGGACTGAGTTTAAGCTAACTTTTCCTCTACACCAAATAAATGAAGCTATCTAATCAAAATTCCCCTTAGGAGGAGGCTAAAAAATGAGAAAGAAAATATTGATTATAGATGATGAAGAAATGATTAGAATTTCTCTTAAAGAAGGCCTGATGGATCTAGGCTATGAAGTGGATACTGCAAAGGATGGCCAAGAGGGATTAGGGAAGGTAGACGGATTTAAACCCCATGCCATATTCCTTGATATTCGTTTACCGGATATAAATGGTCTGCAACTAATAAAGTCTATTAAAGAAGTAGATAAGGATGTAGAGGTGGTGATTATGACTGCCTACGGAGATGTAAAGACGGCGGTTACATCCATAAAAAGTGGTGCTTTTGATTATATCCATAAACCCTTTGATTTAGAAGAAATGAATATTATTTTAATCCGCTTGTTTGATAACCTCACATTACAGAAGAAAATTTATTTGCTAGAAAAAGAAAAATTATCTAAAAATCATGCTATTTTAGGAGACCATCAGTCCATACAGGAGGTTTTAAGAAAGGTAGCCATTTTATCCGACAGTGATGATGTAACTGTGCTAATACGGGGAGAGACTGGGACAGGAAAAGAGGTAGTAGCTTCAGCAATCCATGAAAACAGTTGTCGCAAAGATGCTCCCATGTTAAAAATCAATTGTGCTGCCATACCGACTCAACTGATGGAGAGTGAACTGTTTGGACATGAAAAAAATGCCTTTACTGGTGCGATAGCTAGAAAAAAGGGTTTAGTGGAAATCGCCGATGGTGGGACTATTTTCTTAGATGAAATTGGAGAATTGCATTATGATATGCAGACGAAGCTTTTACGTTTTCTTGAAGAACGAAAATTCAAAAGAGTAGGTGGACTTGAGGATATTGAAGTAGATATTAGAATAATTGCTGCCACCAATAAAAATCTTGAAGAGGCTATTAAACAGAAGGAATTTAGAGAAGATTTATACTATCGGTTAAATGTAGTACCTGTAGAGTTGCCGCCTTTGAGGGAGAGGGGAGAGGATATTCTTCTTTTAGCAAATCATTACTTAAAGATCTATAGTAAAAAATTCAATAAAAGCATTTTAGACTTTACAGAAGAAGCCAAGGAAAAGCTTATGACCTACCCTTGGAAAGGGAATGTTAGGGAGTTGATCAATGTTATCGAAAGAATGGTCATATTGATTGATGATACTTATATTCGATGTCATCATATACCCTCTGAAATCAGAGGTGAAGAAAAAAGATCCTATGATGGTGAAGGATATAGGCAAGAGGATGGATCTCAGCTTATTCCTGAAGGATTTTCCTTAGAAGGCCTTGTCAAAAGGGTAGAAAAAAAGTACATTAAAGCAGCTCTAGAGATTAGCAATAAAAATCATTCCAAAGCGGCAGAATTATTGGGCATAAGTCGATTTGCCTTAAAACGAAAAATAGAAAAATATTTTCATGAATAAAAGGAGAGCGAAATTGCAGTTTTAGAGCGAAATCGCTCTTTTGTTTGTGCGAAAACGATCATATTTTTTGTGGAAATAATAGAAAACTTGGAAAATACACAAAATTATTTTAGGAAATATTGGACTCGTTCTTGCTTTATATCATATTAGAAGAAATCCTATAATCAATTGTAATTGGATTGTGGAATTTTGGGACAAAAAATTTGGAGGTGAAGGTTATGTATAAAGTAGATCTAAATAGTGATATTGGTGAAAGCTATGGTGCCTACAAGCTAGGGATGGATGAAGAGGTTGTTGAGTATATCACTTCTGCCAACATTGCCTGTGGATGGCACGCAGGGGACCCCCTTGTGATGGAAAAAACGGTGGAGGCAGCAGCAGAAAATAATGTGGCTATAGGTGCCCACCCAGGATTTCCTGATTTAATGGGATTTGGTAGAAGAAATATGGTGATTACTCCCCAAGAAGCGAAGAGCTATACGATTTATCAGTTGGGAGCATTATGGGCCTTTGCAAAGGCACGGGGGCTAGAACTACAGCATGTTAAACCCCATGGAGCACTATACAATATGGCGGCCAAGGATGCTGCTTTAGCGGGTGCTATTGCGGAAGCAATTTGGCAGGTGGATAAAAACATCATTCTTGTTGGACTAGCCAATAGCAGGTTGACAGAAGCTGGAGAAGAGAAGGGTCTTAAGGTAGCCCATGAAGTCTTTGCTGATAGGGCATATAACCCAGATGGTTCCCTTGTGGCTAGAAGTAATCCGGGAGCAGTAATTCATGATACTGACAGGGCGGTAGCAAGGGTAGTAAGGATGGTGAAGGAAGGAAAAGTAGAGGCGATTAACGGTGAGGATGTAGAAATCAAAGCCCATACCATCTGTGTTCATGGTGACAACCAACATGCATTAGAATTTGTAAATAAAATTAAAGAAGCTTTGTTGAAGGAAGAGATTAAAGTAGAATCTATGAGAAACTTTATTAGATAAAGAGGGGGTTAACAAAAATGGCGATAAAACAAGAAAAGAACAAAAATATTGGTGTGTTACTGGGGGCTGCCTTTATTATGGCTACATCAGCCATAGGGCCAGGATTCTTAACACAAACAGCACAATTTACTCAGGATCACGCAGCAAATTTTGCTTTTGTTGTTTTAGTATCGATTATACTGAATATTATTGTTCAGGTGAATGTATGGAGAATAATTTGTGTTTCTGGTATGCGGGGACAGGATATTGCCAATAAAATAGTACCTGGTATGGGGTATTTGCTAGCTGGGCTGGTTGCCTTAGGGGGTCTAGCATTTAATATCGGAAATGTTGGAGGGGCTGCTTTAGGTTTAAACGTTTTAACAGGATTAGATATTAAGTTTGGTACAATTATTGCGGGAATCTTTGGGGTTCTTATATTTGTCTCAAAGGATGCGGGATCCATGATAGATCGTGTTACAAAGGTGTTGGGTGGAATTATGATAGCAATGGTTGCTTATGTTGCAATTACCAGCAATCCCCCTGTACAGGAAACCATTATAAAAAGCGTTGCACCTGATAATTATGGAATATTAATATTCCCAATTATTACACTACTAGGTGGTACAGTAGGAGGGTACATTACGTTTGCGGGTGCCCATAGACTGATAGATGCTGGTGTAACGGGTAAAGAAAATTTGGATCAAATCACAAAAAGTTCAGTTATGGGTGTTGGTATTGCTTCAATTATGCGGATCTTTTTTTTCTTAGCTATTTTAGGCGTAGTGGCAAGAGGTATACAACTAGATCCTTCAAATCCAGCAGCTTCTGCTTTCTTACATGGTGCAGGGCAAATAGGCTATAAATTCTTTGGTTTTGTACTACTGGCTGCTGGTTTAACTTCTGTAATTGGT
This Natronincola ferrireducens DNA region includes the following protein-coding sequences:
- a CDS encoding sodium:solute symporter family protein, whose translation is MNKSIIYLINFTLYSIILLFFGKGGFKRTKNTRDFFIAVNSLGLSASIFTFSATWFSAASMQGLTGSVYAYGYSIILYAVVPWFVGATFLVLLATRLKNYDIITVPQYFKIRYDSKWLQAMGGFVIVITYILYMIIQVRGFGIVISEFLDINYTFAIVLVYLFVIYTTFGGLFSVAKTDAFNFILIITGTILAAMLVLKGVNGLAFMHHEAIVVNTRPFPSFPHVTAKGALLDPFSKGALPPFFIFASFFGWGLGLATNPQYAIRITSAKDKGTAIKMICYSVLILAFLYLGLIIIGIGGRVLIPTIDSIYSVDEVFPYLINNVIYSPFSGIILISIMAAAISTANSQLLVAASGFSFDIYKNLINPNVEDDKLLTMNRIFIFVAGTISLVMSLNPPASLLIYGGYIWGVFSVTFLLPLYGGLFWEKATKEGAIWSFIGGLIILIVFMVRNHVFFSTSDTLIHPALPGVVGATAIFYTVSRYFYYTSKE
- a CDS encoding sensor histidine kinase, with amino-acid sequence MRFDIENKILIPFMIVLVLSIVTLGMVSYWNGYQLLLTNEIQNRYYHLEEIILHIEDIHLQVLEGRLSLGEAKLKVIQFYSQTTREGLFIARGDEILLDQFNIEEGWDEILLTMTVSNKNEPIQFENSVFVYHINQEWDWIIGYGMRKDLFSQEVLETQKYMILLSIVSLMFSIQAAIFIAHNISKPIKLLADLCDKISLGTPQEKITIKRNDEIGMLAQAFNNMMDKLQLNTAKLIEMTKLNEDILRNISTGIITTDQEGTITSLNPAAEGIFNSVQREETQNLALRERLQRQIGETLTSGKSINHIHVFEDDTEGSKIYVDVMTSLLKGETGKISGAICNFRDITERKRIENNMETLDRLTSMGQLAAGMAHEIRNPLAGMKTSVQVLQKRLLNENEASNKKLFDGLLFEIDRINQLITDLLNFAKPKRPRYEVVNIKDILERSLDLNNKGEIKKNIKIDIVDYSEELLCFVDGDQIQQIFLNIVKNAINALADKGTLTIILEGCQENHKEFAAIKFQDDGCGISPENIERIFDPFYTTNPQGTGLGLSVVYELVKENKGIIQVSSRVNKGTEFKLTFPLHQINEAI
- a CDS encoding sigma-54-dependent transcriptional regulator, which encodes MRKKILIIDDEEMIRISLKEGLMDLGYEVDTAKDGQEGLGKVDGFKPHAIFLDIRLPDINGLQLIKSIKEVDKDVEVVIMTAYGDVKTAVTSIKSGAFDYIHKPFDLEEMNIILIRLFDNLTLQKKIYLLEKEKLSKNHAILGDHQSIQEVLRKVAILSDSDDVTVLIRGETGTGKEVVASAIHENSCRKDAPMLKINCAAIPTQLMESELFGHEKNAFTGAIARKKGLVEIADGGTIFLDEIGELHYDMQTKLLRFLEERKFKRVGGLEDIEVDIRIIAATNKNLEEAIKQKEFREDLYYRLNVVPVELPPLRERGEDILLLANHYLKIYSKKFNKSILDFTEEAKEKLMTYPWKGNVRELINVIERMVILIDDTYIRCHHIPSEIRGEEKRSYDGEGYRQEDGSQLIPEGFSLEGLVKRVEKKYIKAALEISNKNHSKAAELLGISRFALKRKIEKYFHE
- a CDS encoding LamB/YcsF family protein — protein: MYKVDLNSDIGESYGAYKLGMDEEVVEYITSANIACGWHAGDPLVMEKTVEAAAENNVAIGAHPGFPDLMGFGRRNMVITPQEAKSYTIYQLGALWAFAKARGLELQHVKPHGALYNMAAKDAALAGAIAEAIWQVDKNIILVGLANSRLTEAGEEKGLKVAHEVFADRAYNPDGSLVARSNPGAVIHDTDRAVARVVRMVKEGKVEAINGEDVEIKAHTICVHGDNQHALEFVNKIKEALLKEEIKVESMRNFIR
- a CDS encoding NRAMP family divalent metal transporter, coding for MAIKQEKNKNIGVLLGAAFIMATSAIGPGFLTQTAQFTQDHAANFAFVVLVSIILNIIVQVNVWRIICVSGMRGQDIANKIVPGMGYLLAGLVALGGLAFNIGNVGGAALGLNVLTGLDIKFGTIIAGIFGVLIFVSKDAGSMIDRVTKVLGGIMIAMVAYVAITSNPPVQETIIKSVAPDNYGILIFPIITLLGGTVGGYITFAGAHRLIDAGVTGKENLDQITKSSVMGVGIASIMRIFFFLAILGVVARGIQLDPSNPAASAFLHGAGQIGYKFFGFVLLAAGLTSVIGAAYTSVSFLKTLNTTIVKYEKYFIIGFITVSTIIMAFVGRPARLLILAGSLNGLILPITLGTVLLASRRKDIIGDYKHPTWLIVFGILTVILSAYAGINSLQNIKNLF